Proteins encoded by one window of Salvia splendens isolate huo1 chromosome 7, SspV2, whole genome shotgun sequence:
- the LOC121742496 gene encoding thioredoxin-like fold domain-containing protein MRL7L, chloroplastic isoform X1 — protein sequence MALHAMGPIHHRIWRLQVPCLPAHERCLIRFPSYSGTSLTRQSSRCCIMGSSNTRHVKKFTRPLPMQDISNRGSRVNVSKVEELLRMGEGDGDDDEEESGGNGEDKDSFVMDENERKEWRQKIREVMSRIPDDADEETDMLEKRKRMQKLLAEYPLVVEEEDPDWPEDADGWGFSLGQFFNKISIKNVKKEDDENYESENEIVWKDDDYIRPIKDITTAEWEEAIYKDISPLVVLVHNRYKRPKENEKIREEIDKAVQIIWNCRLPSPRCVAIDANTEFDLVSALKVSVFPEIIFTKAGKILYREKAIRTADELSKIMAFFYFGAAKPPCLSEIKSTEETIPTVEIRSQHL from the exons ATGGCTCTGCATGCAATGGGGCCAATTCACCACCGCATATGGCGGCTGCAAGTTCCGTGTTTGCCTGCTCATGAGAGATGTTTGATAAGGTTTCCTTCTTATTCTGGGACTTCTCTCACACGGCAAAGCAGTCGTTGCTGCATTATGGGTTCCTCTAATACGAGGCATGTAAAGAAATTCACTAGGCCACTGCCGATG CAGGATATTAGCAACCGAGGCAGTCGAGTAAATGTTTCCAAAGTGGAGGAACTGCTACGGATGGGTGAGGGGGATGGAGACGACGACGAAGAAGAATCGGGTGGGAATGGTGAAGATAAGGATTCATTTGTAATGGATGAAAATGAGAGAAAGGAGTGGAGGCAGAAGATAAGAGAAGTCATGAGTAGGATTCCTGATGATGCCGATGAGGAGACTGATATGctagagaaaaggaaaaggatgCAGAAGCTTCTAGCAGAATACCCTCTtgtcgttgaggaggaggatccAGATTGGCCCGAGGATGCTGATGGCTGGGGTTTTAGCTTGGGTCAGTTCTTCAACAAGATCAgcataaaaaatgtcaaaaagGAAGACGATGAGAATTATGAGAGTGAAAATGAAATAGTGTGGAAGGATGATGATTATATTCGTCCGATCAAAGATATAACAACTGCAGAGTGGGAAGAAGCTATCTATAAGGACATCAGCCCTTTAGTTGTTCTTGTTCACAACCGTTACAAAAG ACCAAAGGAGAATGAAAAGATCCGGGAGGAAATAGATAAAGCTGTGCAGATCATATGGAACTGCAGGCTGCCATCACCAAGA TGTGTTGCAATAGATGCTAACACCGAGTTTGATTTGGTCTCTGCTCTGAAAGTATCTGTTTTCCCAGAGATTATTTTCACTAAAGCCGGAAAAATTTTATACCGTGAGAAAG CAATCCGAACAGCTGATGAGTTGTCAAAGATAATGGCTTTCTTTTACTTCGGAGCAGCCAAGCCCCCATGTTTAAGCGAGATTAAGAGCACGGAAGAAACGATTCCTACAGTTGAAATCAGAAGTCAACATCTGTAG
- the LOC121742496 gene encoding thioredoxin-like fold domain-containing protein MRL7L, chloroplastic isoform X2: protein MALHAMGPIHHRIWRLQVPCLPAHERCLIRFPSYSGTSLTRQSSRCCIMGSSNTRHVKKFTRPLPMDISNRGSRVNVSKVEELLRMGEGDGDDDEEESGGNGEDKDSFVMDENERKEWRQKIREVMSRIPDDADEETDMLEKRKRMQKLLAEYPLVVEEEDPDWPEDADGWGFSLGQFFNKISIKNVKKEDDENYESENEIVWKDDDYIRPIKDITTAEWEEAIYKDISPLVVLVHNRYKRPKENEKIREEIDKAVQIIWNCRLPSPRCVAIDANTEFDLVSALKVSVFPEIIFTKAGKILYREKAIRTADELSKIMAFFYFGAAKPPCLSEIKSTEETIPTVEIRSQHL, encoded by the exons ATGGCTCTGCATGCAATGGGGCCAATTCACCACCGCATATGGCGGCTGCAAGTTCCGTGTTTGCCTGCTCATGAGAGATGTTTGATAAGGTTTCCTTCTTATTCTGGGACTTCTCTCACACGGCAAAGCAGTCGTTGCTGCATTATGGGTTCCTCTAATACGAGGCATGTAAAGAAATTCACTAGGCCACTGCCGATG GATATTAGCAACCGAGGCAGTCGAGTAAATGTTTCCAAAGTGGAGGAACTGCTACGGATGGGTGAGGGGGATGGAGACGACGACGAAGAAGAATCGGGTGGGAATGGTGAAGATAAGGATTCATTTGTAATGGATGAAAATGAGAGAAAGGAGTGGAGGCAGAAGATAAGAGAAGTCATGAGTAGGATTCCTGATGATGCCGATGAGGAGACTGATATGctagagaaaaggaaaaggatgCAGAAGCTTCTAGCAGAATACCCTCTtgtcgttgaggaggaggatccAGATTGGCCCGAGGATGCTGATGGCTGGGGTTTTAGCTTGGGTCAGTTCTTCAACAAGATCAgcataaaaaatgtcaaaaagGAAGACGATGAGAATTATGAGAGTGAAAATGAAATAGTGTGGAAGGATGATGATTATATTCGTCCGATCAAAGATATAACAACTGCAGAGTGGGAAGAAGCTATCTATAAGGACATCAGCCCTTTAGTTGTTCTTGTTCACAACCGTTACAAAAG ACCAAAGGAGAATGAAAAGATCCGGGAGGAAATAGATAAAGCTGTGCAGATCATATGGAACTGCAGGCTGCCATCACCAAGA TGTGTTGCAATAGATGCTAACACCGAGTTTGATTTGGTCTCTGCTCTGAAAGTATCTGTTTTCCCAGAGATTATTTTCACTAAAGCCGGAAAAATTTTATACCGTGAGAAAG CAATCCGAACAGCTGATGAGTTGTCAAAGATAATGGCTTTCTTTTACTTCGGAGCAGCCAAGCCCCCATGTTTAAGCGAGATTAAGAGCACGGAAGAAACGATTCCTACAGTTGAAATCAGAAGTCAACATCTGTAG